A single region of the Brachypodium distachyon strain Bd21 chromosome 3, Brachypodium_distachyon_v3.0, whole genome shotgun sequence genome encodes:
- the LOC100828818 gene encoding protein HVA22: MGKSWALLTHLHSVAGPSITLLYPLYASVCAMESPSKVDDEQWLAYWILYSFITLLELVAEPVLYWIPVWYPVKLLFVAWLALPQFKGASFIYEKLVREQLRKYRGRARRGDADHKVHIAKAEANHGHVH; this comes from the exons ATGGGCAAATCATGGGCGCTCCTCACCCACCTCCACTCCGTCGCCGG GCCAAGCATTACGCTGCTGTACCCTCT TTACGCGTCGGTCTGCGCGATGGAGAGCCCGTCCAAGGTGGATGACGAGCAGTGGCTGGCTTACTGGATACTCTACTCCTTCATCACCCTCCTGGAGTTGGTCGCCGAGCCCGTCCTCTACTG GATACCGGTGTGGTACCCGGTGAAGCTGCTGTTCGTGGCGTGGCTGGCGCTACCGCAGTTCAAGGGCGCGTCCTTCATCTACGAGAAGCTCGTCAGGGAGCAGCTCAGGAAGTACCGCGGCAGGGCGCGCAGAGGCGACGCCGACCACAAGGTGCACATCGCCAAG GCTGAGGCCAACCATGGTCATGTGCATTGA
- the LOC100829119 gene encoding STOREKEEPER protein encodes MAPKRPAASSPAASGSASDGEADPPHHDHHSPSPSPSPSPSPSPSRSRSKTPPPNLHPAAAALSSTPISAAIERAAASASASESEGRLPSPRRSHERSPRLHSDSDNSAAASDEDNHTPPRRSAPRSSLIDPSDVRPISSRPMDSAARRASQRRSKRPRNTLLALPRSSVLSLDRHKRPPRVWSPQDEITILRSLISYRAKKGVLPASNQETGKLHDQIRGKLNAEASTTQLTDKIRRLKHKFRLLVDRAKEGREPELPTTHDRDLYELGKKVWGVKTGGAGSGGGGAYENNEVAESDEEQRSGESDEDMEGDWDDQDRSNNRRPKAVPVSNGIVNAIAIGGRTRHGNSSGKGVVAKGKDMYPYLWEAVDELSKEHPSGTVFRKAFDVLEGPRALAMEEKLEKFKHSEIRQQLRRMDLMKETVKMVLDALEG; translated from the coding sequence ATGGCCCCGAAGCgcccggccgcctcctcccccgccgcgtCGGGCTCGGCCTCCGACGGCGAGGCCGACCCGCCGCACCACGACCACCACTCCCCGtctccctccccctctccctctccctcaccctccccatcccgctcCCGATCCAAGACCCCTCCACCCAACctccaccccgccgccgccgcgctctcctccacccccatctccgccgccatcGAACGCGCGGCTgcctctgcctccgcctccgagTCCGAAggccgcctcccctccccgaGGCGCAGCCACGAGCGCTCCCCCCGCCTCCACTCCGACTCCGAcaactccgccgccgcttccgaTGAAGACAACCATACGCCGCCGCGTCGCTCGGCGCCCCGCTCCTCCCTCATTGATCCCTCCGACGTCAGGCCCATCAGCTCCCGCCCCATGGacagcgccgcccgccgcgcctcccagcggcgctccaagcgcccTCGCAACACCCTGCTCGCCCTCCCCCGCAGCTCCGTGCTCTCCCTGGACAGGCAcaagcggccgccgcgggtTTGGAGCCCCCAAGACGAGATCACCATACTGCGCTCCCTCATCTCCTACCGCGCCAAGAAAGGTGTGCTCCCCGCATCCAACCAGGAGACAGGCAAGCTGCACGACCAGATTCGTGGGAAGCTGAATGCTGAGGCGTCTACTACCCAGCTTACTGATAAGATCCGGCGGCTCAAGCACAAGTTCCGTTTGCTTGTGGACCGTGCCAAGGAGGGACGAGAGCCAGAATTGCCAACCACGCATGACCGTGATCTCTACGAACTCGGCAAGAAAGTGTGGGGGGTAAAGACTGGTGGTGCTGGTagtggcggaggaggtgctTATGAGAATAATGAGGTTGCTGAGAGCGATGAGGAGCAAAGGAGTGGAGAGAGTGACGAGGATATGGAAGGTGATTGGGACGACCAGGACCGCAGCAACAATAGGAGGCCAAAGGCGGTTCCTGTCTCAAATGGGATTGTGAATGCCATTGCAATTGGAGGTAGGACTAGGCATGGAAACAGCAGTGGGAAGGGTGTTGTAGCAAAGGGGAAGGACATGTACCCATACCTGTGGGAGGCCGTTGATGAGCTATCCAAGGAGCACCCAAGTGGAACGGTGTTCAGGAAGGCCTTTGATGTGCTGGAAGGGCCAAGGGCACTGgcgatggaggagaagctagaGAAATTCAAGCATTCAGAGATCAGGCAGCAGCTGCGTAGGATGGACTTGATGAAGGAGACGGTGAAGATGGTGCTTGATGCACTGGAGGGTTAA